ATATCTCTGATATCATTCTTTAGCAATAATAAGAACAGCATCATTGGTAATAAATAATATTTTAAACCGCCTATAAAATGAGATATTTCTGGAGTTAATTGCCAGATATGCAACGATGCTCCTATCATACCCCCAAAATAAATAAAAGTTAAACCTGGAATAAACTTAAAAATAGGTAACTTTACTTTAATTTGTAAAAATAATACTAATGTTACAAATAAAATCAACAATGAAAAATAACTATAAATACTTGTTATCATACAATCCTCCCTTTAAATAATAGTTTAAGCATACTGTTTGTTTGATTACCTAACACTTTATATGCCTTATTACAACTTCACCCTATTATAATACCACGATTTTTATAAAAATTAAACTTTTTTGTCTAAAATAAAAAAATGGCTATCTATATAACTAGATAGCCATTTAATTTTAATTAATTATTTAGATACATTATAAAATACATCTATTCCGTTATATTGAGCCATTTCTCCTAATTCTTGTTCAATTCTTAATAATTGGTTGTATTTTGCCATTCTGTCAGTTCTTGAAGTTGACCCTGTTTTTATTTGTCCAGCATTAACACCAACTACTAAATCAGCTATTGTTGCATCTTCAGTTTCCCCTGATCTATGAGAAACTACTGCAGTCATTCCTGCTCTTTTTGCCATTTCAATAGCATCTAAAGTTTCTGTTAATGTTCCTATTTGATTAAGTTTAATTAATATTGAGTTTGCTGCTTTTTCTTTTATTCCTCTTGCTAATCTTTCAGTATTAGTTACAAATAAATCATCACCAACTATTTGAGTTTTATCTCCTATAGCTGCTGTTAATTTTTTCCATCCATCCCAATCATCTTCAGCTAATCCGTCTTCTATTGATGTTATTGGATATTTTTCAACTAAAGATTTATACCAATCTACCATCTCATCAGATGTTCTTACAACTCCACCTTCTCTTTTAAATTCATAGTTTCCAGTTTCTTCATTATAAAATTCACTTGAAGCTGAGTCTATAGCAAATGTTATATCTTTTCCTGGTTCATAACCTGCTTTTTTGATAGCTTCTACCATCATATCTAAAGCACCTTCTGTTCCATTTATATTTGCCGGAGCATATCCTCCTTCATTTCCTACATTTGTAGAATCTCCATTAGCTTTTAATAATTTCCCTAAGTTATGGAAAACTTCAGCTCCCATTCTCATAGCTTCATGAAAATCTTTAGCTCCTACTGGTTGAATCATGAATTCTTGAACATCTACTGCAGAATCAGCATGTGATCCTCCATTTAAAATGTTCATCATAGGAAGAGGTAATTCTTTTGCATTTACTCCACCTAAATATTTATATAAAGGCATTCCTTCTGCTGCTGCTGCTGCCTTTGCAACTGCTAATGAAACACCTAATATAGCATTAGCTCCTAATCTTCCTTTATTTGGAGTTCCATCTAATTTTATCATAGCTTTATCAATTTTCACTTGATCTAAAGCATCCATCCCTAATAACATTTCTTTTATTTCAGTATTAACATTTTTTACAGCTGTTAATACTCCTTTTCCTAAATATCTTGATTTATCTCCATCTCTTAATTCTACAGCTTCATGAACTCCTGTAGAGGCTCCTGATGGAACTGCTGCTCTTCCTTCAGCACCACAAGATAAAACTACATCTACTTCTACAGTTGGATTTCCTCTTGAATCTAATATTTCTCTAGCTATTACGTCAACTATTTTTGTCATTTCTTCCTCCTTAAAATCTGTTAACACTTAAAATATTTATATTTATTTAATTATCTAACTTTTATTATTTTTAAAGTATTAGTTGTTCCTTGAATGAAAACTTCTTCTCCACATGTTGCTGCTATTATATCTCCAGATTCTACTAACCCTAATCCTAAAGCTGCTTTTTCTGCATGCTCCATAAATCCTTTTAATGTTTTTATATCTTCGCTCAAATAAGGAACTACACCTTTTGTTAAAAGTAATTGATTAAATGATTTTTGATTATTAGTAATTGCCATTATATTTGCTGTTGGAAAATATTTTCTTAAACTTCTCGCTGCTCTTCCAGAACCAGTTCCAACAACTATTAATTTTGCATGTAAAACTTCTGCTGCATCCACGCATCCTTTTGCAACAGCTTCTGTAATAGTTAATTTTCCTTTTCTATCATAATCAACATTACTATATAATAATGGATCTGTCTTTTCTGCTATTCTAGTCATTACCTTTACTGCTTCTACAGGATATTTCCCTTTAGCACTTTCCCCTGATAACATAACTGCATCTGTTCCATCTAATATTGCATTAGCCACATCATTAGCTTCCGCTCTTGTTGGTCTTGGATTATTTATCATCGAATCTAGCATTTGTGTTGCTGTTATTACTGGTTTTCCAGCTTCATTACACTTTTCTATCATCATTTTTTGAGCAAAAGGAACCTCTTCTACAGGTATTTCAACTCCCAAATCTCCTCTTGCAACCATTATTCCATCTGAATATTTTAAAATTTCTTCAAAATTATCTAATCCCTCTTTATTTTCTATTTTTGAAATTATCTTTATTGCTTCTCCACCATTTTCAGTAAGGATCTTTCTAACCTCCTTAACATCTTCAGCTTTTCTTATAAACGACGCTGCTACAAAATCTACTCCTTGTTCACATCCAAATTTTAAATCTGCAACGTCTTTCTTCGCAAGTGCTGGTAAATTAACATTTACATTAGGTAGATTAACTCCTTTATTCTCTCCTAATTCTCCGTTATTTAAAACAGTACATCTAACTTCCTGCCCTTCTATTTCATCTACTTTCATTTCTATCAAACCATCATCAATTAAAACTATATCTCCTAAAGATAAGTCAGATGCAAAATTATCATAAGTAACTGCTACTTTATCTTTATTTCCAACAACTGCTTTATCTGTAGTTATTGTAAATTTTTGTCCAGCAATTAATTTAACATCTTCCCCATTTTCTAATTTTATTGTTCTTATTTCAGGACCTTTTGTATCTAAAAGTATTGCCGCTTTTAATCCTGTTTCTATTTTTATTTCTCTTAATGTTGCTATTCTTTCTGCATGTTCTTCATGACTTCCATGAGAAAAGTTTAATCTCATAACATTCATTCCAGCTTTTATAAGTTTTGTTAACATCTCTTTAGACTCACTTTTAGGGCCTATTGTACAAACTATTTTTGTTTTTTTCACAAAATCACCTCAATAATTTTTTTATTTTTACACACACAACAAAATTATATAAATTCTAATAATTATTTTATATATTTATGTTTAAATTTTAAACAATAAAGGTACTTTTGTCAATTTTATTAACGAGCATTTTTTTATCCTTTTTAGTAATATCCTTAATCATGTAGCTTTAATATAACAATAAAAAAAAGAGATGTTATACATCTCTTTGACTTTCTTAATGGCGGGAGCGACGAGAATCGAACTCGCGACCCCCAACGTGACAGGCTGGTGCTCTAACCAAACTGAGCTACGCCCCCGCATATAATGGTGGTCACAACAGGACTTGAACCTGTGACCCCCTGCTTGTAAGGCAGGTGCTCTCCCAACTGAGCTATGCGACCAAGTGGTGGCCAGAGGCGGAATCGAACCACCGACACGGGGATTTTCAGTCCCCTGCTCTACCGACTGAGCTATCTGGCCAAACAAATATTTAATTCTAAAAAAAAATGGCGGAGAACCAGAGACTCGAACTCTGAAGCCTTGCGGCGTCGGTTTTCAAGACCGATTCCTTACCAATTAGGATAGCTCTCCAGCACATATGGTACCCCGTAGGGGAATCGAACCCCTGTCTCCAGAGTGAAAATCTGATGTCCTAACCGTTGAACGAACGGGGCATAAAATGGTGGATCTAATTGGATTTGAACCAATGACCACTCGGTTATGAGCCGAGTGCTCTAACCAGCTGAGCTATAGATCCATACGTTTCTATAATCTACCATGTGTTAAATTATTCTTTTTTTATTTCTATATGGCGTGTCTGAAGGGATTCGAACCCCTGACCCACGCCTTAGAAGGGCGTTGCTCTATCCAGCTGAGCTACAGACACAAATGAATAGATGGTGCGTCATACAGGATTTGAACCTGTGACAACACGATTAAAAGTCGTGTGCTCTACCAGCTGAGCTAATGACGCATATTCTGGAGCGGGAAACGAGGTTCGAACTCGCGACATTCAGCTTGGAAGGCTGACGCTCTACCAACTGAGCTATTCCCGCATTTGTAAATCTATTATTTGGTTTTGGTGGCGGGGATAGGACTTGAACCTATGACCTTCGGGTTATGAGCCCGACGAGCTGCCAACTGCTCTACCCCGCGATATGGTGCCTAGGGCCGGAATCGAACCGGCACGGTATCAAGATACCACGGGATTTTAAGTCCCGTGCGTCTACCTGTTCCGCCACCCAGGCTTCTTAAGTTAAGATGTTTTTCTTTTCCTCAAGACAAGAATAATAATATCACATTTACTAACTTGTGTCAATAATTTTTTTCGCTTTTTTTCCGCTTTTTTTTAGAAATTTAACACATACCCTTATTTACCAACGTTTTCTTCTATTATTATTTTATATTTTTTTTCTATAATTTTTATAAATTTTTTTCTTTCTTCTTGATTTGTCACTAATAACTCTTTATTTTTTTTCACTTTTTTCTTTAAAATATACTCAATTTTTGAAGCTTCACTCCGATTTTTAGAAACAAAGGTAATTTCTATTCCTTTTACCCCTTTAATTTTAGTATACTTTGCTCCTTTTCCACTTTTATGTTTCTCATATCTTTTTTCAATATCATTAGTTATGCCTGTATATAAACTATTGTCCCCACATCTTAAAATATAAATATACCAATTTTTCATTTTTATTCCTTTTTTTTAATAATAAAATAAGTTATAATCTATTAAATATAACTTATTTTATCACACAATTTATAAAAGGAGGACTATTTTTGGATAATTTAAAAGGAAAAAGAAAATTTTATGCTTATGAACTTTCTATTTTATTAATTCTTATATTTTTTATATCTTTTTTCATCTATACTCGTATTGTTTATGAAGAAAATATTTTAATCGGATTAAAAAAAATTATGGAATCTCAATCTATATTAATAACTGATTTTTTAGTAGTAGGGGGTATCAGTGGAGGATTTTTAAACGCTTTTTTAATTCTTCTTTTAAATTTTTCTATTATTAAAATTTTAAAAATTAAAATTTCTGGAATTGTTCTTGCCTCACTCTTTACTGTTTTTGGATTTTCCTTCTTTGGAAAAAATATTTTAAATATTTTACCGATATATATTGGAGGAATTATATACAGCAAATATGAAGGGATTCCTTTTAGAGATATATTTATACGGGTTTCTTTCGCTACTGCTTTAGCTCCTTTTATTAGTGAAATTGCTTTCAGTACCAATTCTTTTGAATTCTCATATATAAATGGAATCTTATTTGGAACATTTATCGGCTTTATAATTAGTCCTTTAGCTAAAAAAATGAAATCTTTTCACGAAGGATATAATTTATATAATATGGGGTTCACTGCAGGTATATTAGGAACCGTTCTTAATAGTATTTTAAAATCTTACGGTTTTAATGTCGCCTCTAGAAAAATTCTTTCTACAGAATATGATCATACTATAAAATTAATTTGTTGTTTTATTTTTTCTATATTTATAATTGTTGGGTTTTTCGTTAATGATTCTTCTTTTAAAGGTTATAAAGCATTAACTAAAGATAATGGATTAGAATCAGATTTTATTAATAATTATGGCTACGGATTAACTTTTATAAATATGGGAATTATGGGATTTATTTCTCTTCTTTTCCCCATGTTATTTAGAGAACCATTAAATGGTCCTATTCTAGCTGGAATCTTCACTATTGTTGGATTTTCCGCTCATGGAAAAACTTATTTAAATACTATTCCTATTTTAATAGGAGTAGCCTTTGCTGGATTTTCTGGAACTAATTTTAATTCCTTTACTATTGTTCTTTCAGGATTATTTGGAACATCTCTCGCCCCAATATCTGGAGTTTTTGGAATTTTCTGGGGGATTGTTGCTGGTTGGTTACATCTTACTGTTGTTACTACGATAGGATCTATCCATGGAGGTCTAAATTTATATAATAATGGATTTTCTGCTGGAATTGTTGCTGGTTTTATGCTCCCTATATTAAGAACTCTAAATGAAAGAGCTGCAAAAAAAGAATTAGCTTTTTTTAAAAAAAGAAAAGAAATTATTAAATTAATTAATAATAAAAGAGTTAAGCCCAATGAATTTAAAAATATCGAAGACAAACTATAAAAAAAGAATCAGTACAAAAGTACTGATTCTTTTTTTATAGTTTGTCTATTGGCAAGGTTGCTATTCCATTTAATGTTAAGTTTATTTCTTCTTTATATCCATTTTTTATTTTATAATATGCTGCCAACGCTATCATTGCACCGTTATCTGTACATAATTTCATTGAAGGATAATAAACTTTTATCCCTTTCTTTTCTCCTTTTTCTTTCAGTTCTTTCCTTAGCAAAGAATTTGCAGCTACTCCTCCCGCAATTATTATATTTTTTACAGGATATTCTTCACAAGCCTTTAATGTTTTTTTACATAAAATCTCTACAACTTTTTGTTGAAAAGAAGCTGCTAAATCTTCGGGTTTAAAATATTCTTTTTTCATATTCATTTTATTTACATAATTTATGACAGAAGTTTTTATTCCTGAAAAACTAAAGTTATAATCATTTACTTTTGGAGTTGTTATTTTAAGAAAGTTAGGATTCCCTTCATAATACATTTTATCTATAACAGGACCCCCTGGATAACCTATTCCTAATACTCTCGCTACTTTATCATAACTTTCTCCCACTGCGTCGTCTAAAGTTCCTCCTAAATTTTTAAAATTATATTCTTTATCTATATAAATTATATTAGTGTGTCCTCCTGAAACAACTAAGGCAATACAAGGCAACTCAACTTTATTTTCTATGAAATTAGCGTAAATATGACCCCTTATATGATGCACTGGAACTAGTGGAATATTCTTCCCATATGCTAGTCCTTTAGCAAAAGATACTCCTACAAGTAAGGCTCCTATTAATCCTGGAGCATAAGTAACTGCTATATAATCTATCTCATCTAACGTTACATGAGCCTCTTCTAAGCTTTCCTGTAATATAGCTGCAATATTTTTCACATGCTGCCTCGAAGCTATTTCTGGAACAACTCCTCCATATTCTTTATGAATAGCTATTTGAGAAGAAATTTTATTTGATAAAATTTCTTCTCCATTTTTAATTATCGCTATTGATGTTTCATCACAAGATGATTCTATCCCTAATATTAACATTTATCCTCCTAATTTTTAAAACTATGTATTGGAGCCGGCACTCTTCCTCCTCTATCAATAAATTTGTTACAACTAAATTTATTGACTGACATTATAGGAGCATAACCTAATAATCCTCCAAACTCAACATATTCTCCTACTTTTTTACCTATAACAGGTATTAGTCTAACCGCTGTTGTTTTATTGTTTATCATTCCTATCGCAGCTTCATCCGAAATTATTCCAGATATTGTTGCCGCAGAAGTATCTCCTGGAATAGCTATCATATCTAATCCCACAGAACATACACAAGTCATTGCTTCTAATTTTTCTAAAGTTAAAGCTCCTATTTCTGCTGCTTTTATCATTGCATGATCTTCACTAACAGGAATAAATGCTCCACTTAATCCTCCTACATAAGAAGAAGCCATAACTCCCCCTTTTTTCACGTTATCATTTAGCATGGCTAAAGCTGCTGTTGTTCCTGGGGCTCCTGGTTGCTCTAATCCCATTTCCTGAAAAATTTCTCCTATACTATCTCCAACTGCTGGAGTTGGAGCTAATGATAAATCTATTATTCCAAATTTAACTCCCAACCTTTCTGCAGCTTCTTGAGCAACTAATTGCCCAACTCTAGTTATTTTAAATGCTGTCTTTTTTATAACCTCACATAGAGTCTCAAAATCTTTTCCTCTAGCTTCTTCCAAAGCTTTTTTTACAACGCCTGGGCCACTAACTCCGACATTGACTATCGCTTCAGCTTCTCCTAGTCCATGAAAAGCTCCTGCCATAAATGGATTATCTTCTACTGCATTGCAAAATATAACTAATTTTGCACATCCTATACTTTCTTCATTTTTAGTTAGCTCAGCAGTTTCTTTTATTATATATCCCATTTCTTTTATTGCATCCATATTAAGACCATTTCTTGATGTCCCAACATTAATTGAAGAACAAACTCTTTCGGTTACCTTCAATGCTTCTGGAATTGATTTAATTAATATTTTATCTGAATTTGTATAACCTTTTTGCACTAAAGCTGAAAAGCCTCCTATAAAATTAACTCCACATTCTTTTGCCGCTTTATCTAAAGTTTTAGCCACACTAACATAAGAATCTGTATTACAGCCAGCTGCTGCTATCGCTATAGGAGTAACTGAAATTCTTTTATTTACAACCGGAACTCCAAATTGTTTTGCAATGTCATCTCCAATTTCAACCAAATTTTTAGCATACTTTACTATTTTATTATATATCTTTTCATTAAATCTATCAATATTAGAATCTGCACAATCCATTAAACTAATCCCCATAGTTATAGTTCTTACATCAAGATTTTCCTCTGCTATCATCATATTAGTTTCTATTATCTCGCCTCTTGAAATCATTGTTTGCTCCTCCTTTTTTAAATACGGTGCATACAGTTAAATATATCTTCATTTTGTATAGTTATAACAACACCTAATTCATTCCCTATTTGTGTTAATTTATTACTTATTTCCTTCGTTGTTTGTATTTCTTTAGTTATTTCAACTATCATCATCATATTAAAATAACCTTTTACTATTGTCTGAGATATATCTAAAACATTTATCTCTTTTTCCGCCAAATAAGTACATATCTTCGCTATTATCCCAACTTTATCGCTCCCTAAAACAGTAATTATACATTTCATACTATACCTCCTATAATTTTATTCCTCATTATAACACCTTTTGTTTATTTTTCAAATATTAAATTATAAAAACACCATAAGAAATCTTATGGTGTTTTTATAATTTAATATTTATACTGTTGTTATTTCCTTTTCTTTCAATGCTAATAATTTATCTATGTCTTTAATTACTTTATCTGTAATTTTCTGAACTTCATTTTCTGCATCTTTTAACTCATCAGTTGTTAAATCTTCTGATTTTTCTAATCTTCTTAATCCATTATTTGTTTCTTTTCTTATATTTCTTACTGCTATTTTTCCTTCTTCTGCATCTTTTTTAGCTATTTTGACATACTCTTTTCTTCTGTCTGCTGTTAATTCTGGAACCATAAGTCTAATTACTCTTCCATCATTATTTGGTGTTAACCCTAAATTAGCTGTCATTATAGCTTTCTCTATTGATGGAATTACAGATTTATCCCATGGATCTATAACTAATAATCTTGCTTCTGGAGCTGATACAGTTCCAACTTGGTTTAATGGCATATCAGATCCATACTGTGAAACTTTTACTCCATCTAACATTGAAACATTTGCTCTCCCTGCTCTTATTGCAGTAAATTTATTCTTTGTCGCTTCTACTGTTTTTTCCATTTTTTCTTTGCATTCTAATATTAGATTTTCTTTATCCATTATTTATCCTCCTAATTATTATAGTACCACTGTTCCTATCTTTTCTCCTAAAACAACTTTTTCTATATTTCCTTCTTTTAAAGAATCAAATACAATTAAAGGTAATTTATTATCTCTACATAATGAAATTGCTGCTGCATCCATAACTTTTAAATCATTGTTTAAAACCTCTGTATATGTTATTGTGTTATATTTTTTTGCATCTATAAATTTAACTGGATCTTTATCATATATTCCATCGACCTTTGTTGCTTTTATAACTACATCTGCATTTATTTCAATAGCTCTTAATGCTGCTGCTGTATCAGTTGTAAAATATGGATTTCCTGTTCCTGCTCCAAATATTACTACTCTCCCTTTTTCTAAATGTCTTTGAGCTCTTCTTTTAATAAATGGTTCTGCTATTTTAGGCATTTCTATAGCTGTTAAAACTCTTGTTGGAACTCCTAATTTTTCTATAGAATTTTGAAGTGCTAAAGAATTAATTACTGTAGCCAACATTCCCATATGATCTCCAGTTACTCTATCCACTCCTTGTTCTGCTCCTGAAAGTCCTCTAAAAATATTTCCTCCACCTATAACTATTCCAACCTCAACTCCTAGGTCAACTATATCTTTTATTTGCTTAGCATATGACGAAATAACTTCAGATGATATTCCGAAATCTTGATTCCCCATTAATGCTTCTCCACTTAATTTTAGTAATATTCTGTTATACACAGGTTTCATTCTTTCCTCCTATTTTTTTAAAAAAATAGGGATGCTATTGCATCCCTTGTTTTATCTTCTTAAGAAGTCTTATCCATTAATTTGAGCTGCAACTTCAGCTGCGAAGTCTTCTACTTTCTTTTCAATTCCTTCTCCTACTTTATATCTAGTGAAAGATAATACTTTCATGTCTCCTGCAAATTTAGCAACAGTTTCTTTATTTTCTGCTCTTACATATATTTGATCAACTAAACAATTTTCTTCATAGAATTTTCTCATTTTCCCAATTAATATTTTTTCTATAATTTGAGCTGGTTTTCCTTCCATTTCTAATTGTTTTCTAGCAATTTCTTTTTCATGTTCTAACATTTCAGGTGTCACTTCTTCTTCGCATAGATAACCAGGGTTCATTGCTGCTGCGTGCATAGCAATTCCTTTTGCTCTTTCTAATCTTTCTGGAGTTAATTCTGCTGACATTTCAACTATTACTCCTAATTTTCCACCTAAATGATTATAAGTAGTAACAAAACCAGGTGCAATAACCTTTTCCATTCTTCTTATATTCATATTTTCTCCAATTTTAGCAATTAGAGCAACTAATGATTCTTCTATTGTTTTACCATCAGCTAGTTTTTGAGCTTTTAATTCTTCAACAGTTGTTACTTCTGTATTTAAAGCTACTTCAACTAAAAGTTTTCCAAAATCTTTAAATGCATCATTTTTAGAAACAAAATCTGTTTCTGCATTGAACTCAATAACTACTGCTTTTTTATGATCTTCAGTAACTCCATCGAAAATTAATCCTTCTGCCGCTACTCTACCTGATTTTTTAACAGCTTTAGCCATACCTTTTTCTCTTAGTAAGTCTACAGCTTTTTCCATATTTCCTTCTGTTTCTGTAAGTGCTTTTTTACAATCCATCATTCCAGCACCAGTCATTTCTCTTAATTCTTTTACTAATTTAGCTGTAATTTGCATATTATTTTGTCCTCCTTAAAAAATTATTCTGCCGCTCCATTTTCTGCAACTTCTTCAGTTAACTCTTTAGCTTCTGCTGCTTTTTCTTCAGCACCTTGCTTTCCTTCTATTACTGCATTAGCCATTAATGTAGTCATTAATTTTACTGATCTTATAGCATCATCATTTGAAGGGATTGGATAATTAATTAAATCTGGATCTACGTTAGTGTCTATCATAGCTATTACTGGAATTCCTAGGTGACTAGCCTCTTCTACTGCTAAAGCTTCTTTTTTAACATCAACAACAAATAATGCTTTTGGTAATCCTGGCATATCTTGAATTCCTGATAAGTTTTTAGATAGTTTATCTAATTCTTTTCTTAATTTAGAAGCCTCTTTTTTAGTATAAGAATTGTCTAAAACACCTTCTTCTTCCATTTTTGTTAATTCTTTAAGTCTTGCTATTCTTCCTTTGATAGTTCCAAAGTTAGTTAACATTCCTCCTAACCATCTATTATTTACATAATACATTCCAGCTCTTTCAGATTGTTCTTTAATTGTATCTTGAGCTTGTTTTTTTGTTCCAACAAATAAAACATGTCCTCCATCAGCTGCAATATCTCTTACTACTGAGTAAGCAACCTCTATCTTTTTTAAAGATTTATGTAAATCTATTACATGTATCCCATTTCTTTCTGTAAAAATATACTTTTTCATTTTTGGATTCCATCTTTTTGCTTGATGTCCAAAATGAACTCCTGATTCTAACAATTGTTTCATTGTAACTACTGCCATTTTTATTCCTCCTAATTTTTTGGTTAATCTTCCGCTAATCTTAAAAACTAAACAACTCAAAAGAGCACCATGCTTAGAAATAATTAACGTGCTTTTTATAGCATTTTATTCTATCATTTATCATTTATATTGTCAACCTTAAGCTTTGATTTTCTTACTCTTTTTATAAAAAAATCTCAATTTTTCTTTCTTCATTACATTTAGTTTCTAGAAAATTTATTGCCTTTTCTAAAGGAGCTCCTTTAAACTCTCTTCCATTAAAATTACATACTTTTATACAAGCACAACATTGAATACATTTCTTTGAATCAACTTCCCCTATATTTATTTTTGAAATAGCTTCAGTAGGACAAACGCTAGCACAAGTATTGCATCCCTTACAATTTTCATTAGGTAAAGGAGCTATATTCTTTTTCTGTCCATCTTTCTTATATGGTTTATTTCCTGGAACGTTTATATTATCTAGTTCACTAATTTTTTTTATTTTTTCTATAATTTTTCCACCAAATTTATAAGCTTTTTCAGTATCTTGTTTATTAGGACGTCCTGTAGCTACTTTTTTAGTATAAGAATGCTCTCCTAAAAAAGCTCCTGCTGCAATAACTTTAAATCCATTTCTAATAAAAATATCTTTTAACTCTATTAAAGTATCATCATAATGTCTATTTCCATATACCGCTACTAAAACAATTGGGGTGTTACTTCCTTTTATCCTATTTAGTGTTTCTCTTATTACTTTAGGAGTTCTTCCCCCATAAACTGGTACCCCTATAATAACTAAATCTTGCTTCAAAAATTCATATTCTT
This is a stretch of genomic DNA from Fusobacterium sp. JB019. It encodes these proteins:
- the eno gene encoding phosphopyruvate hydratase, encoding MTKIVDVIAREILDSRGNPTVEVDVVLSCGAEGRAAVPSGASTGVHEAVELRDGDKSRYLGKGVLTAVKNVNTEIKEMLLGMDALDQVKIDKAMIKLDGTPNKGRLGANAILGVSLAVAKAAAAAEGMPLYKYLGGVNAKELPLPMMNILNGGSHADSAVDVQEFMIQPVGAKDFHEAMRMGAEVFHNLGKLLKANGDSTNVGNEGGYAPANINGTEGALDMMVEAIKKAGYEPGKDITFAIDSASSEFYNEETGNYEFKREGGVVRTSDEMVDWYKSLVEKYPITSIEDGLAEDDWDGWKKLTAAIGDKTQIVGDDLFVTNTERLARGIKEKAANSILIKLNQIGTLTETLDAIEMAKRAGMTAVVSHRSGETEDATIADLVVGVNAGQIKTGSTSRTDRMAKYNQLLRIEQELGEMAQYNGIDVFYNVSK
- the pykF gene encoding pyruvate kinase PykF, with the protein product MKKTKIVCTIGPKSESKEMLTKLIKAGMNVMRLNFSHGSHEEHAERIATLREIKIETGLKAAILLDTKGPEIRTIKLENGEDVKLIAGQKFTITTDKAVVGNKDKVAVTYDNFASDLSLGDIVLIDDGLIEMKVDEIEGQEVRCTVLNNGELGENKGVNLPNVNVNLPALAKKDVADLKFGCEQGVDFVAASFIRKAEDVKEVRKILTENGGEAIKIISKIENKEGLDNFEEILKYSDGIMVARGDLGVEIPVEEVPFAQKMMIEKCNEAGKPVITATQMLDSMINNPRPTRAEANDVANAILDGTDAVMLSGESAKGKYPVEAVKVMTRIAEKTDPLLYSNVDYDRKGKLTITEAVAKGCVDAAEVLHAKLIVVGTGSGRAARSLRKYFPTANIMAITNNQKSFNQLLLTKGVVPYLSEDIKTLKGFMEHAEKAALGLGLVESGDIIAATCGEEVFIQGTTNTLKIIKVR
- a CDS encoding GIY-YIG nuclease family protein, whose product is MKNWYIYILRCGDNSLYTGITNDIEKRYEKHKSGKGAKYTKIKGVKGIEITFVSKNRSEASKIEYILKKKVKKNKELLVTNQEERKKFIKIIEKKYKIIIEENVGK
- a CDS encoding DUF1576 domain-containing protein produces the protein MDNLKGKRKFYAYELSILLILIFFISFFIYTRIVYEENILIGLKKIMESQSILITDFLVVGGISGGFLNAFLILLLNFSIIKILKIKISGIVLASLFTVFGFSFFGKNILNILPIYIGGIIYSKYEGIPFRDIFIRVSFATALAPFISEIAFSTNSFEFSYINGILFGTFIGFIISPLAKKMKSFHEGYNLYNMGFTAGILGTVLNSILKSYGFNVASRKILSTEYDHTIKLICCFIFSIFIIVGFFVNDSSFKGYKALTKDNGLESDFINNYGYGLTFINMGIMGFISLLFPMLFREPLNGPILAGIFTIVGFSAHGKTYLNTIPILIGVAFAGFSGTNFNSFTIVLSGLFGTSLAPISGVFGIFWGIVAGWLHLTVVTTIGSIHGGLNLYNNGFSAGIVAGFMLPILRTLNERAAKKELAFFKKRKEIIKLINNKRVKPNEFKNIEDKL
- the tsaD gene encoding tRNA (adenosine(37)-N6)-threonylcarbamoyltransferase complex transferase subunit TsaD is translated as MLILGIESSCDETSIAIIKNGEEILSNKISSQIAIHKEYGGVVPEIASRQHVKNIAAILQESLEEAHVTLDEIDYIAVTYAPGLIGALLVGVSFAKGLAYGKNIPLVPVHHIRGHIYANFIENKVELPCIALVVSGGHTNIIYIDKEYNFKNLGGTLDDAVGESYDKVARVLGIGYPGGPVIDKMYYEGNPNFLKITTPKVNDYNFSFSGIKTSVINYVNKMNMKKEYFKPEDLAASFQQKVVEILCKKTLKACEEYPVKNIIIAGGVAANSLLRKELKEKGEKKGIKVYYPSMKLCTDNGAMIALAAYYKIKNGYKEEINLTLNGIATLPIDKL
- a CDS encoding PFL family protein, coding for MISRGEIIETNMMIAEENLDVRTITMGISLMDCADSNIDRFNEKIYNKIVKYAKNLVEIGDDIAKQFGVPVVNKRISVTPIAIAAAGCNTDSYVSVAKTLDKAAKECGVNFIGGFSALVQKGYTNSDKILIKSIPEALKVTERVCSSINVGTSRNGLNMDAIKEMGYIIKETAELTKNEESIGCAKLVIFCNAVEDNPFMAGAFHGLGEAEAIVNVGVSGPGVVKKALEEARGKDFETLCEVIKKTAFKITRVGQLVAQEAAERLGVKFGIIDLSLAPTPAVGDSIGEIFQEMGLEQPGAPGTTAALAMLNDNVKKGGVMASSYVGGLSGAFIPVSEDHAMIKAAEIGALTLEKLEAMTCVCSVGLDMIAIPGDTSAATISGIISDEAAIGMINNKTTAVRLIPVIGKKVGEYVEFGGLLGYAPIMSVNKFSCNKFIDRGGRVPAPIHSFKN
- a CDS encoding ACT domain-containing protein, yielding MKCIITVLGSDKVGIIAKICTYLAEKEINVLDISQTIVKGYFNMMMIVEITKEIQTTKEISNKLTQIGNELGVVITIQNEDIFNCMHRI
- the frr gene encoding ribosome recycling factor, producing the protein MDKENLILECKEKMEKTVEATKNKFTAIRAGRANVSMLDGVKVSQYGSDMPLNQVGTVSAPEARLLVIDPWDKSVIPSIEKAIMTANLGLTPNNDGRVIRLMVPELTADRRKEYVKIAKKDAEEGKIAVRNIRKETNNGLRRLEKSEDLTTDELKDAENEVQKITDKVIKDIDKLLALKEKEITTV